The nucleotide window GGCGAACTCAGGCAAAAGGCGTTTCGTAACGCCGAACTGGCCGTGGCCCTGATCGAGAACCGGAAGCGGGGTTAGGCATGACGAAAGGATTCCGTATTTACGCCGGCATAACGCTCGGCGCGGTCCTCACCGCCGTCGCGCTCAATATGTTCCTCATCCCCAACAAGGTGGCCGCCGGCGGCGTAAGCGGCATGGCCACCGTTCTTCATTACCTCGTCGGCGCCCCCGTCGGCGTCACCATGCTCGCCCTCAACATCCCCCTCTTCCTCGCCAGCATCAAAATCCTCGGCGCCAAATTCGGCGTCAGGACCCTCTACGGCGCCGCCATCCTCTCCGCCGCCATCGACCTCTCCGCCCCCTTCATCCCCGTCCTCACCCACGACCTCCTTTTAAGCTCCCTCTACGGCGGCGTCCTCTCCGGCATCGGCATGGGCATCGTCTTCCGTTTCGGCGGCACCACCGCCGGCACCGACCTCGCCGCCGCCATCATCAACAAACTCACCCGCATCAGCGTCGGCCAGGCCCTCCTGGGCGTAGACTTCTTCGTCATCGCCTCCGCCGGCGTAGCCTTCGCCAGCGCCGAACTCTCCCTCTACGCCCTCATCTCCCTGTGGCTCACCAGCCACATCATCGACCTAGTCCAGGAAGGCCCCAGCACCGCCAAGGCCTTCCTCATCGTCAGCGCCGCCGCCGAAACCGTCGCCGACAAAATAATGGCCGAAATGGACCGCGGCGTCACCTTCCTCCAGGGCAAAGGCGGCTACACCCGCCAGGCGCGCGACGTCCTCTTCTGCGTCGTCACCGCCAGCGAAGTCGTCCGTCTCAAAGAACTAATCACCAGCGTCGATCCGGCCGCGTTTGTCATTGTAGCGGACGCCCACGAAGTAATGGGCGAAGGCTTTACTCGTCGCGAGTTATAGGGGGAGGCCGTTTAAACGCCCATCTGCGGCGTTGCTCCTCGGAGCGATTGCTTGCGTACATCCGAGTACGCGGCGCGGCTCGCTCCTCCGGTGCGCCTTGCATCTGGGCATTTTGAATAACTTCCGTCATTTCAAAGAAGAACGATAAACCCAGTCGACCGGCGGTTTCCGGCTGGGGGCGGACACGTTAGCGAGTAAGGCGGCCGCTACTTGGCGAGAGAGCCGGTAACGGCGACCGGCGCGAGCCAAGGACGGCGAGCGAGCCGCTATCTGTCAGGAGACAGTTAGCGGCGTACGGTCAGCCGTCGGCGACGAGCCTAGTAAGACCGCCGACGCAGCGTGTGGCCGCTCCCAGCCGGAAACATAGCCGGCTAGATAAAGCTAAAAACTACAAATGCATTTACATAGTTTAAGATGGTTTAAGTATCGTTCCAGAAGGAGGTACCTATGTCCACGCAGCTCACCACCGAAAAGACCGCCGAACTGGCCAGCCGGGCCACAGCAGTGCGCAAAAACATCCTCGAAATGGTCACCGCCGCCAAATCCGGCCACCCCGGCGGCTCGCTATCCGCGGCCGACATCCTCGTCACCCTCTACTTCGCCGTCATGCGCGTCGACCCTCACACCCCGGCCGACCCGGAGCGCGACCGCTTCGTCCTCAGCAAAGGCCACGCCGCCCCCGTCCTCTACGCGACGCTGGCCGAGCGCGGCTTCCTCCCCCACAGCGAACTCACCACCCTCCGGCAGGTCGACAGCCGCCTCCAGGGCCACCCCGACATGAAAGGCGTCCCCGGCGTCGACATGTCCACCGGCTCGCTCGGCCAGGGCCTCAGCGCCGCCAACGGCATGGCCCTCGCCGGCCGCGTCGACGGCAAAGACTGGCGCGTATACGCCCTCCTCGGCGACGGCGAACTCGAAGAAGGCCAGATCTGGGAAGCCGCCATGTTCGCCGCCCACTACAAACTCGACAACCTCACCGCCTTCGTCGACTACAACGGCCTCCAGATCGACGGCCCGGTC belongs to Sporomusaceae bacterium and includes:
- a CDS encoding YitT family protein; protein product: MTKGFRIYAGITLGAVLTAVALNMFLIPNKVAAGGVSGMATVLHYLVGAPVGVTMLALNIPLFLASIKILGAKFGVRTLYGAAILSAAIDLSAPFIPVLTHDLLLSSLYGGVLSGIGMGIVFRFGGTTAGTDLAAAIINKLTRISVGQALLGVDFFVIASAGVAFASAELSLYALISLWLTSHIIDLVQEGPSTAKAFLIVSAAAETVADKIMAEMDRGVTFLQGKGGYTRQARDVLFCVVTASEVVRLKELITSVDPAAFVIVADAHEVMGEGFTRREL
- a CDS encoding transketolase, which codes for MSTQLTTEKTAELASRATAVRKNILEMVTAAKSGHPGGSLSAADILVTLYFAVMRVDPHTPADPERDRFVLSKGHAAPVLYATLAERGFLPHSELTTLRQVDSRLQGHPDMKGVPGVDMSTGSLGQGLSAANGMALAGRVDGKDWRVYALLGDGELEEGQIWEAAMFAAHYKLDNLTAFVDYNGLQIDGPVSEVMSPLPIPEKWRAFGWHVLEIDGHDYSAIYNAVETAKTIKGKPTMIVAKTVKGKGVCSMEGVADWHGKAPTTDECAKFLAELCQ